Sequence from the Bacillus mesophilus genome:
TTTGTGGAAGACAAGTGCTAACCACTAATCATTTTATGCACGAAAAAAAGGACTTTAGTTAAAGTCCTTTTTTACTCTGTTTCATAGGTTACTTCCAATCCCGCTGCTTCATAAAATGATTTCTTCTGGTTATTATAATTTTTCGTAATCGTATTAAACGATTCATTCAATTGAATTACTTGTTCATAGCTCTTGTTTATTTCATTAATTTTTTCTTCTAAAGCTTCAAGAGTTAAATCCTCCATTTGAAACATCTCGTAAAGTTCTTTATCTAAAGCAATAGAAGTTGAATAAGCCGTATACAGCTCTTCATACGCTTGATAGCGTTCCTCCATTGTTTGGATTAGTTCATCTGATTCACCTTTTAATTCTTCATCCTCTATTTGCGTAACAAGGTCATTAATTTTATCAAATTCTGACTTTGACTGCTTAATACTTTCATACTCCTGATCAAGCAATTCTTTTCGGTTGTCTACTATTTGGATTGCCTCACCAGATAATTTTTTAATTTGTTCTAGTTCCTTTAAGCCTAGGTCAATGATTTGATTATATAATTCTTTTTCCTTTTGCTCTAAGTTTGTCATGGGTTCCTGTTGCTCTTCAAATTCTGTCTCTAGCTTCACTGCTTGCTCTAAGTGAACATATATTTGCTCCTCTGGCTGTGGACCAGAATTACATCCTGTTAAGAACATGATTAGAAAAATAGAAATTGTGATAATACGCATCAAGTATTTCCCCCTTTACTTTACCAGTTTTCACTATAAAGATTTATAATCAGTTTGACAATAAATACTTCTATGAACAATCTTATGCGCTTGTCCAAACAAATAGTCCTAACCTAAATACGACCACCTTCAACACGATCTGTTTTTTCTAAAATCACTTTCTTTTATAAGCATGTAATTTATGATATGATTTTATCAAAATTAAATATTTTTAGAGCAAGGAGTTGATGATTATCATTACGATGAATGATATTATCAGGGAAGGACATCCCACCTTACGTCAAGTAGCAGAAGAGGTTCCCTTACCTGCATCAGATGAGGATAAAAAAACATTAAAAGAAATGATCGAGTTTGTTATAAATAGTCAGAATCCTGAACTTGCAGCAAAGTATCAACTACGAGCAGGGATTGGTATCGCCGCCCCTCAGATCAATGTCTTGAAACGAATGATTGCTATTCATGTGACAGACGAAAAAGATCACTTACATAGCTATGCCCTTTTTAACCCTAAAATCGTTAGCCATTCTGTTGAAAAAAGCTTTTTAGACAGTGGTGAAGGATGTTTATCAGTTGACCGAGTAGTTGAAGGTATTGTTCCAAGATACGCTCGCATTACTGTAAAAGCAACCACCTTAGAAGGTGAAGAAGTTAAACTGAGATTAAAAGGAATGCTGTCGATTGTATTTCAACACGAAATCGACCATTTGAATGGCATTATGTTCTATGACCATATTGATAAAGAAGACCCATATAGGCAGCCAGATAATGCCGTAGCGATTGAGCTATAAAACCTTGAGTGAACCTCAAGGTTTTTTTTATTGCTATCTTTCAACTAATCTAATTTAGAAACCACAACCAGTTCTACTAGTATGCAGTTTCACCCACTCAACATCTACTCTTCTCTCCATTAGCCCAAAACAAACCTAGTTGAAAATTGTCCACTCGAAAAACTCTAAATTCCATTAATACCCATGAGAGGAATTGTCTATTTTCTCATATACTACTACTACAATAAACCGTGATTTTCCTGCATCTAGGATGCTGAAAGGAGATAAATATGTTAAAAAAACTTAAGCAGAAATTATTAGAACAATGGAACGATATGCTTCGAAAAAGAACGATTGCATAGTTAAGTGATTTGATAATATTAGATTAAATAGAAAAAACATGAAATAAATAAAGATTTCCTATATAATATAATGAAGTGCTAATGTTCGGTATTTGCATCAGGGCATAATTCAGCATATAATAACTTTTATTGTCATTTACAAAATTTGCTTAGAAATGTTCAAATTGGAGAAAAATCCGTTAAACCCCAATTTAGGTGGGCTTCAATTAGAACATTATATATATTATTAGTAGTTCAAGGAGAGATAGAAATGGTATTCAAAGTTTACTTTCAAGAAAATCGGTTTGAAGTTCCTGTGCGTGAACGTACAAGAACAATTTATGTAGAAGCAAACACTGAACGTGAGGTTCGAGAAAAGTTGTCCGACCGCAATTATAATATCGAATTAGTTCAAAAGGTAACTGGTGCTTTTTTAGAATACGAACAGCAGTCTGAAAATTACAAGATGGAGACGGTATAAATTATGAAGTTTGTTAAGAACGATCAAACTGCTGTATTTGCCCTAGGCGGACTGGGTGAAATCGGCAAAAATACGTATGGCGTACAATTTCAAGATGAAATCATCTTAATTGATGCAGGTATTAAATTCCCAGAGGATGAACTACTTGGAATTGATTATGTTATACCTGATTACAGTTATTTAGTTAAAAATGTTGAGAAGATAAAAGGGTTATTTATTACTCACGGTCATGAGGATCACATTGGGGGGATTCCATACTTACTAAGAGAAATAAATATTCCTGTATATGGCGGAAAACTAGCTCTAGGTTTAATTAAGAACAAACTTGAAGAACACGGTTTATTAAGACAAACAACTTTACATGAGATTCAAGAAGATGACGTGATTAAGTTTCGTAAGACATCCGTAACCTTCTTTAGAACGACACACAGTATTCCAGATTCATATGGAATAGTTGTAAAAACACCACCTGGTCAGATTGTTCATACGGGAGATTTCAAATTTGACTTTACTCCTGTTGGGGAACCGGCAAACCTTACAAAAATGGCAGAAATCGGAAAAGAAGGGGTACTCTGCTTACTATCAGATAGTACAAATAGTGAGGTTCCTAACTTTACCATGTCAGAAAGAAAGGTTGGCGAAAGCATTCACGACATCACTCGAAAAGT
This genomic interval carries:
- the def gene encoding peptide deformylase, which gives rise to MITMNDIIREGHPTLRQVAEEVPLPASDEDKKTLKEMIEFVINSQNPELAAKYQLRAGIGIAAPQINVLKRMIAIHVTDEKDHLHSYALFNPKIVSHSVEKSFLDSGEGCLSVDRVVEGIVPRYARITVKATTLEGEEVKLRLKGMLSIVFQHEIDHLNGIMFYDHIDKEDPYRQPDNAVAIEL
- a CDS encoding DNA-dependent RNA polymerase subunit epsilon — translated: MVFKVYFQENRFEVPVRERTRTIYVEANTEREVREKLSDRNYNIELVQKVTGAFLEYEQQSENYKMETV
- a CDS encoding YkyA family protein; this encodes MRIITISIFLIMFLTGCNSGPQPEEQIYVHLEQAVKLETEFEEQQEPMTNLEQKEKELYNQIIDLGLKELEQIKKLSGEAIQIVDNRKELLDQEYESIKQSKSEFDKINDLVTQIEDEELKGESDELIQTMEERYQAYEELYTAYSTSIALDKELYEMFQMEDLTLEALEEKINEINKSYEQVIQLNESFNTITKNYNNQKKSFYEAAGLEVTYETE